Proteins found in one Lycium ferocissimum isolate CSIRO_LF1 chromosome 6, AGI_CSIRO_Lferr_CH_V1, whole genome shotgun sequence genomic segment:
- the LOC132059009 gene encoding uncharacterized protein LOC132059009, whose protein sequence is MADDVVPKTFRALVESAEKKYARVRDLPAYGVAKTSNHYFHKVFKAYMKLWKYQQEHRVKLIDCGLQRWEIGEIASRIGQLYFSQYMRTSEIRFLLESCIFYEAILNRKYFEGSRKDRMVRFKELRFYARFLMVSLILNRVEMVKLLVEQFKAIVDDSKAAFPGTNFKEWRLVVQEIVRFTRADSPSPDARPLRYCALYDSHPSSRPYVARFHAKKVLKFRDALLTSYHKNEAKFAELTLDTFRMLQCLEWEPSGSFYQRSPVEPRANGAVTDQSITSGLIDINLAAEMMDPALPPNPKKAVLYRPSVPLLISVVATMCEELPPESVVLIYISASGNTIQSTPSHSESSSSSKKSSKGSALSRTSYEQKSALHENYSNTNGDTGQYFENCLCLGPSRSGGSNNLYPGDLIPFTRKPLFVIIDSDKSDAFKVLHGAERGEKSALFLSPLRPSFKNPGTDVTQTGSQFTLFLAAPLQAFCQLVGLVSSDKDMDCYDEADDIISTAFAEWEVILCTSTSLDLVWAQVLSDPFLRRLILRFIFCRAVLGLFCLRERGDEYLPVCLPKLPDTFSPNSETVQPAIRRLAKLLKVGDCF, encoded by the exons ATGGCAGACGACGTCGTTCCAAAGACATTTCGAGCGTTAGTAGAATCAGCCGAAAAAAAATACGCGCGTGTACGTGACTTGCCGGCATATGGAGTTGCTAAAACAAGTAACCATTATTTCCACAAAGTATTTAAAGCGTATATGAAGTTATGGAAATATCAACAAGAGCATAGAGTCAAGTTGATTGATTGTGGTTTACAAAGATGGGAGATCGGTGAGATCGCTTCACGGATCGGTCAACTTTATTTTAGTCAATATATGAGGACTAGTGAAATTAGGTTTTTACTTGAATCGTGTATTTTCTATGAAGCTATTCTGAATAGAAAGTATTTCGAAGGTTCGAGAAAGGATAGAATGGTGAGGTTTAAAGAGTTGAGGTTTTATGCTAGGTTTTTAATGGTTTCGTTGATTTTGAACCGGGTTGAAATGGTGAAGTTGCTTGTTGAGCAGTTTAAAGCTATTGTTGATGACAGTAAAGCTGCTTTTCCG GGTACTAACTTCAAAGAGTGGAGACTGGTGGTGCAAGAAATTGTTAGATTCACAAGAGCTGATTCTCCATCTCCTGATGCCAGGCCTTTGCGATATTGTGCTCTCTATGATTCACATCCATCATCTCGTCCATACGTGGCTCGCTTCCATGCTAAGAAGGTGCTAAAGTTTCGAGATGCACTGTTGACAAGTTATCACAAAAATGAG GCCAAATTCGCAGAATTAACCCTGGACACTTTCAGAATGCTGCAATGCTTGGAATGGGAACCCAGTGGATCTTTCTATCAAAGAAGTCCAGTTGAACCACGAGCAAATGGTGCAGTGACCGACCAATCTATAACTTCTGGACTGATAGATATTAACTTGGCTGCTGAGATGATGGATCCAGCTTTGCCTCCAAATCCCAAGAAGGCTGTTCTTTATCGTCCTTCTGTTCCACTGTTGATATCT GTCGTCGCCACGATGTGTGAGGAGCTCCCTCCAGAGAGTGTGGTATTAATATATATTTCTGCATCAG GAAATACAATTCAGAGTACCCCCTCTCACTCAGAAAGCTCTTCAAGTTCTAAAAAGTCTTCGAAGGGCAGTGCTCTTTCTCGTACTTCTTATGAACAAAAGAGTGCTTTGCATGAAAATTATAGTAACACCAATGGAGATACGGGTCAATATTTCGAGAATTGTTTGTGCTTAGGTCCTAGCAGGAGTGGAG GTTCAAATAACCTCTATCCAGGCGATCTAATTCCTTTCACACGAAAACCTCTCTTCGTAATAATTGATAGTGACAAAAGCGATGCATTCAAG GTTCTACATGGGGcagaaagaggagaaaaaagtGCTTTATTTCTCTCTCCTCTGAGGCCATCATTCAAGAACCCAGGCACTGATGTAACACAAACTGGAAGTCAGTTCACTTTGTTCTTGGCTGCCCCCTTACAGGCTTTCTGCCAGTTGGTTGGCCTTGTCTCTTCTGATAAGGATATG GATTGTTATGATGAGGCTGATGACATCATCTCAACTGCATTTGCGGAGTGGGAGGTGATCCTCTGTACGTCGACTAGCCTAGATTTGGTTTGGGCTCAAGTTTTATCTGACCCTTTTCTACGACGGCTTATTCTCAG ATTCATATTCTGCCGTGCTGTGCTTGGCCTATTTTGCTTGCGCGAACGTGGCGATGAGTATTTGCCTGTTTGTCTCCCGAAGCTTCCTGATACATTCTCACCGAACTCTGAAACTGTCCAACCAGCTATCAGACGACTTGCAAAGCTTCTAAAAGTTGGAGAttgtttttga
- the LOC132059008 gene encoding uncharacterized protein LOC132059008 translates to MAFSEPGVICKKHPQHKQQPGVCSCCLREKLSKINGTSTIATISSIPSSLSSSASLSNCASPRGGVGHRRITSDVTGGHYSFITLAATGGGGGEGLKKSRSIAFVARGGRAGINGKKKKEGFWSKLIRSTGKRTKRAIVH, encoded by the coding sequence ATGGCATTTTCAGAGCCAGGAGTCATATGCAAGAAGcatccacaacacaaacaacaacCAGGAGTATGTTCATGTTGTCTAAGAGAAAAACTCTCCAAGATTAATGGAACATCTACAATTGCTACAATTTCTTCAATACCTTCTTCTTTATCCTCCTCCGCTTCCTTGTCCAATTGTGCCTCGCCACGTGGCGGGGTAGGACACCGTCGGATCACATCCGACGTCACCGGTGGCCACTATTCGTTCATTACGCTAGCGGCCACCggtggaggaggaggagaaggattGAAGAAGAGTAGATCAATAGCATTTGTTGCTAGAGGAGGTAGAGCTGGAATTAatgggaagaagaagaaagaagggtttTGGTCAAAGTTGATCCGGTCAACGGGGAAAAGGACCAAAAGGGCTATTGTTCATTGA
- the LOC132059010 gene encoding histone H3.3 — MARTKQTARKSTGGKAPRKQLATKAARKSAPTTGGVKKPHRYRPGTVALREIRKYQKSTELLIRKLPFQRLVREIAQDFKTDLRFQSHAVLALQEAAEAYLVGLFEDTNLCAIHAKRVTIMPKDIQLARRIRGERA, encoded by the exons ATGGCTCGTACAAAGCAAACTGCTCGTAAGTCGACTGGAGGAAAGGCCCCTAGGAAGCAACTCGCTACCAAG GCTGCTCGTAAGTCTGCTCCTACTACAGGTGGAGTCAAGAAGCCTCACAGATACCGTCCCGGTACTGTTGCTCTTCG TGAAATCCGTAAGTACCAGAAGAGTACTGAGCTCTTGATCAGGAAGCTTCCCTTCCAGAGGCTTGTTCGTGAGATTGCCCAGGACTTCAAG ACTGATCTACGTTTCCAAAGTCATGCTGTGTTGGCTCTGCAAGAGGCAGCTGAGGCCTATTTGGTTGGTCTGTTTGAGGACACCAATCTTTGTGCCATTCATGCCAAGCGCGTGACCATTATGCCCAAGGACATTCAGCTGGCTAGGCGTATCAGGGGCGAGCGTGCTTAA
- the LOC132059011 gene encoding pentatricopeptide repeat-containing protein At4g02750-like, whose protein sequence is MFISHFPSSKLKSILKFARYFSRRSSKPSKSPQVVYACNIRINTLAREGKLRLARKVFDEMSQRDAVSWNSMITAYWQNGYLNESKKLFVSMPVRTVVSWNSMIAGCVENDCIDDANMYFRTMPEKNISSWNAMISGYVKYGMVEEASRLFDEMPKKNVISYTAMIDGYMEKGVIGKARLLFDRMPQKNEVSWTVMISGYVENECFDEAKELFQKMPAKNKNVVAMTAMIVGYCKEGRVEEGRILFDGILSKDSVAYNAMISGYAQNGCSEEAVKLLVEMLRMSLRPDQSSCASVLSACAALASPLVGRQTHAVVIKLGVDSNVSVCNALITMYSKCGSIFECELAFELITNPDLVSWNTIISAFAQHGLYKKAVAYLEQMVLRGCEPDGITFLSLLSACAHAGLVSESVSWFDSMMKNYKITPRHEHYSCLIDILGRAGQLDKAYNIIQEMPVEADLAAWGALLAGCRAHSNVELGKLAGEKVMELGGDSSGPYIMLSNIYAEAGMWGEVTRVRGLMKEHGIKKQPAYSWTEIENKVHYFLGGDTSHPNIQEIRTALKRMNLQMKFQEKVLDFTDFLLPG, encoded by the exons ATGTTTATCAGCCATTTTCCTAGCTCCAAGCTCAAATCTATCCTTAAATTTGCACGTTATTTTTCCCGCCGCAGCAGCAAACCTTCCAAATCACCCCAAGTTGTCTATGCATGCAACATCAGGATAAACACATTAGCAAGGGAAGGCAAACTCCGACTCGCCCGTaaggtgtttgatgaaatgTCGCAAAGAGATGCGGTTTCTTGGAATTCAATGATTACTGCCTATTGGCAAAATGGGTATCTAAATGAGTCAAAGAAACTCTTTGTATCAATGCCTGTGAGGACGGTAGTGTCTTGGAACTCAATGATTGCCGGTTGTGTGGAAAATGATTGCATTGATGATGCTAATATGTATTTTAGAACTATGCCTGAAAAGAATATTTCGTCCTGGAACGCGATGATTTCAGGTTATGTTAAGTATGGTATGGTTGAGGAAGCATCGAGGTTGTTTGATGAGATGCcaaaaaagaatgtcatttCTTATACTGCGATGATTGATGGGTATATGGAGAAAGGCGTGATTGGGAAGGCGAGGTTGCTTTTTGATCGTATGCCACAAAAGAACGAGGTTTCGTGGACTGTGATGATTAGTGGGTATGTAGAGAACGAGTGTTTCGATGAGGCAAAGGAGCTGTTTCAAAAGATGCCAGCTAAGAATAAGAATGTTGTTGCAATGACAGCTATGATTGTTGGATATTGCAAGGAGGGAAGGGTGGAGGAAGGAAGGATTTTGTTTGACGGAATACTATCTAAAGATAGCGTTGCTTATAATGCCATGAtttcag GTTATGCACAAAACGGATGCAGTGAAGAGGCAGTCAAGTTACTGGTCGAGATGCTTAGGATGTCTCTTCGACCAGATCAATCTTCATGTGCTTCAGTGCTTTCTGCATGTGCTGCTCTTGCATCTCCTCTAGTAGGTAGACAAACTCATGCAGTTGTTATTAAACTTGGCGTAGACTCGAATGTCTCTGTATGTAATGCTCTGATTACTATGTATAGCAAATGTGGCAGCATATTTGAGTGTGAGTTGGCTTTTGAACTGATCACAAATCCAGACCTTGTTTCGTGGAACACTATAATTTCTGCATTTGCACAGCACGGACTGTACAAGAAAGCAGTTGCATATTTGGAGCAAATGGTTCTCAGAGGATGTGAACCAGACGGTATAACATTCCTCAGCTTATTATCTGCTTGTGCCCATGCGGGGTTGGTTAGTGAGAGCGTTTCTTGGTTTGATTCAATGATGAAAAACTACAAAATTACTCCGAGGCATGAGCATTATTCTTGTTTAATTGATATACTTGGCCGAGCAGGTCAGCTGGATAAGGCTTACAACATTATCCAAGAGATGCCGGTTGAAGCTGATTTAGCTGCTTGGGGTGCCCTTCTTGCTGGCTGTCGTGCTCATTCCAATGTAGAATTGGGGAAGCTTGCTGGAGAGAAAGTCATGGAATTAGGCGGTGATAGTTCAGGACCTTACATTATGTTATCTAATATATATGCTGAAGCAGGTATGTGGGGGGAGGTCACGAGAGTGAGAGGCTTGATGAAAGAACATGGCATCAAAAAGCAACCGGCATATAGTTGGACAGAGATTGAAAATAAGGTGCATTATTTTCTGGGAGGGGATACCTCTCATCCAAATATTCAAGAAATCCGTACAGCACTCAAGCGGATGAACTTGCAGatgaaattccaagaaaaagtTCTGGACTTCACCGACTTTTTACTTCCTGGATGA